The Spirochaetota bacterium genome segment GATGGTGGAAAAGGCGGTGATGTTATCATTATGGCCGAACAGGGATATTATAACTTAGGGCATCTTTTTAAAGACAGACTGTATAAAGCTGAAAATGGTGGCTATGGAATGGGGCAAAACCGGCATGGGAAGGATGGGCAGGATTTAATAATAAAAGTGCCAGCTGGTACACAGGTGCTAGATGCGGAAACGGGGGAGCTTTTAGCTGACCTTGTTAACGAAGGCGATGCAGTTTGCGTGGCAAAAGGCGGGATAGGAGGCAAAGGCAATGCTTTTTTTAAAACAGCAACGCATCAGGCGCCACGGTTTTCGCAACCTGGAATGCCGGGGCAGGAGCGTTCCATTTTACTAAACCTCAAATTAATTGCCGATGTGGGTCTTGTGGGACTTCCCAATGTGGGCAAGTCAACGCTGTTGAAAGCTATCACTAACGCTCAGCCTAAGATAGCTGATTATCCTTTTACTACGCTTATCCCAAATCTTGGCGTTATTGAACGTGGTGAACATGTTATTAAAATAGCCGATATTCCTGGCATTATTGAAGGAGCGCATAAGGGGTTGGGTCTTGGACTATCGTTTTTACAGCATATTGAGCGTGTACGGATTATCTTGTTCTGCATTGAGGCAATTGATGCTGACCCCCTGTATACACTTTCACTGTTAAAAGCAGAACTGTCAACATACAATAAGGATTTACCTGCACGCACATCAATGATACTCCTCACAAAAACTGATGTAGCAAGCCAGTCAATTGTAACAAAACGTATTAAGCTCCTTGAAAAAGAAAAATATACAGTACTCCCCATATCGTCATTGACAGGATATAACATCGATATATTAATAGAAAAACTTTTTTTGTTAATGGAATAATAATATGCCGCGCTCTGCATATATCAAACGTGTAAAAACAATAGTTGTCAAAGTTGGTTCGTCGCTTATCACTGATGAGACTGGTATATCAAAAAAGCAGGTGACCAAACTTGTTGAGGATGTTGTATACCTTCTACAGAAAAAATATCGCGTTGTTATTGTAAGTTCGGGTGCTATCAGTGCTGGTTCAGCGGTGATGAAGAAAAAGCGCAATTTATGCACCATACCCGAAAAACAGGCATTGGCTGCAATAGGGCAGTCAATACTTATGGATGTGTACAGGGAGTGCTTCAACAAGTATGGCTATGAGGTTGGGCAGATATTGCTTACGGAAGATGATGTGAAGCATCGCCGCAGGTTTTTGAATGCTCGCCATACAATGAATGCTCTTCTTGAAATGGGTGTGGTACCGATAGTTAATGAAAATGATTCAGTTGTTATAAAAGAGATTAAATTTGGCGATAACGACACGCTTTCTGCTCATGTGGCAAATATTGTGCAAGCTAATCTTTTGATATTATTATCCGACGTAGATGGATTTTACTGGAATGAGGGTGATACAGAACCGGTACCGGAAATCCATGAGATTAATGATGAGGTACGAAAGCGATGCCGTGGTGCAGGAAGCGAATATGGCACTGGTGGCATGCATACAAAAATAAAAGCGGGGGAGATAGTTATTAAATCCGGCGAAATGATGATTATTGCAAACGGAAGGACAGAGAATGTACTCAGGCGAATAATGCAGGGTGAGAAAATAGGCACCTTGTTTTTGGGCAAAACACAGTTAAAAAGCAAAAAGCGCTGGATAGCATTCAATGTAAAACCTAAGGGCAAGCTTGTCATAGATGATGGTGCGGTGAAAGCACTAAAAGAGAATAAAAAGTCGCTTTTGGCAATAGGCATAACGCATGTAGAAGGTACATTTGACCTGGGGGACGCTGTAGAAATTGTTGACAAGCGTGGTAGCTTAATAGCAAAAGGCATTGTGAATTATTCAAGTGATGAGTTGCAGAAAATTAAAGGAAAAAATACACAGGAAATAAAAAAAATATTTGGTTCCAAATATTATGAAGAAGTCGTTAACAGGGATGATTTAATAGTGTTTTGATGCTGGTTTTGATAAAACAGATTTTTAATGTTTAAAAAATAGGATTTGCATTTTTTTAAATAATATTATATTAATAAAATTAAGGGGTTAATTAAAGAAGTATTTTTATTTAAAGGTAATATCGATGCAATTAGAACAATTAGAAAAATTAATTAAACAACTATCACCTGAACTTCAATCTGAAGTTAAGGATTTTGTTGAATTTTTATTACAAAAAAATAAAATTACACAAAGAAAGAAACTTTCTCAAAGATGGGCTGGTTCGCTTTCTGAATATAAAAATATTTATTCATCTATTCAACTTCAGAAGAAAGCATTAGATTGGAGAGATAATTAAATGTATCTTGTTGACACTAATGTATGGTTGGAATATTTCTTAAACCAGGAATGTGCTAATGATGTACAAAGGTTCTTAAGTAATGTATATGCTGATGAATTATATATTACGGATTTTGCGTTTCACTCAATTGGGATAATATTGAGTAAATTTAAAAAAACGGAAGTACTATCAGAATTTGTGAAAGATATTTTTATAGAGAATCCAATACATTATGTTGGATTGGAGCCATGTGATACTGAAATTTTAATTTCATATATTAAAGAGTACAATATGGACTTTGATGATGCATATCAATATACAGCGGCTGAAAAATATAATCTAGAAATCGTTAGTTTTGATGCTGGTTTTGATAAAACAAAAAGAGGCAGGAAATCCCCGTCAAATTTATTTAAATAGAAAGGCAATAGAAAATAGGCGCTATTAGATGGTGCAAGTTTCTGTAACATAAGTTCCACAGTTGGTTCTAACATATTATAATTTGGCATAATGAATTATTTTAATTGCTATTGTGTTATTTTAACCAGAAAAAAATTTATGGAAAAATGCATAAAATAACACTCCCCTTGCATCTGGCAACGGGAGCGTATCCATAATTTTAATGAATAAATAGTAGTTTATTTTAAAAAATACTTGTATAATGAGTTATTAAAAGAATAGTAATCCTAATTTATAAATTTTGATGGTGGCATTAGCAATAGCAAATGATCGGTATTGTCAATCTCTTTATATTTAAAAGAGTAATTATTGAAGGATTGGTTTAAAAATTTTATAAATACTATAATGTATAAATAAGGAACAAGTATGATAGATAAAATATTAAGTTTATTCTTTGGGACAAAACACGAGCGCGATATCAAAAAGCTTAAGCCTATTGTAGAGCGGATAAATGCTCTTGAAAATGAAGTGAAAAAATTAACTCAGGACCAGATGCTATCCAAAACTGCAGAATTCAGAGGGCGTATTGAACAAGGACAACCAATTGATGAGCTTTTGCCGTATGCA includes the following:
- the obgE gene encoding GTPase ObgE, with the protein product MAKFTDNIIIKVRAGKGGAGAVSFRREKYIPKGGPDGGDGGKGGDVIIMAEQGYYNLGHLFKDRLYKAENGGYGMGQNRHGKDGQDLIIKVPAGTQVLDAETGELLADLVNEGDAVCVAKGGIGGKGNAFFKTATHQAPRFSQPGMPGQERSILLNLKLIADVGLVGLPNVGKSTLLKAITNAQPKIADYPFTTLIPNLGVIERGEHVIKIADIPGIIEGAHKGLGLGLSFLQHIERVRIILFCIEAIDADPLYTLSLLKAELSTYNKDLPARTSMILLTKTDVASQSIVTKRIKLLEKEKYTVLPISSLTGYNIDILIEKLFLLME
- the proB gene encoding glutamate 5-kinase, which gives rise to MPRSAYIKRVKTIVVKVGSSLITDETGISKKQVTKLVEDVVYLLQKKYRVVIVSSGAISAGSAVMKKKRNLCTIPEKQALAAIGQSILMDVYRECFNKYGYEVGQILLTEDDVKHRRRFLNARHTMNALLEMGVVPIVNENDSVVIKEIKFGDNDTLSAHVANIVQANLLILLSDVDGFYWNEGDTEPVPEIHEINDEVRKRCRGAGSEYGTGGMHTKIKAGEIVIKSGEMMIIANGRTENVLRRIMQGEKIGTLFLGKTQLKSKKRWIAFNVKPKGKLVIDDGAVKALKENKKSLLAIGITHVEGTFDLGDAVEIVDKRGSLIAKGIVNYSSDELQKIKGKNTQEIKKIFGSKYYEEVVNRDDLIVF
- a CDS encoding DUF2281 domain-containing protein, which encodes MQLEQLEKLIKQLSPELQSEVKDFVEFLLQKNKITQRKKLSQRWAGSLSEYKNIYSSIQLQKKALDWRDN
- a CDS encoding PIN domain-containing protein, which produces MYLVDTNVWLEYFLNQECANDVQRFLSNVYADELYITDFAFHSIGIILSKFKKTEVLSEFVKDIFIENPIHYVGLEPCDTEILISYIKEYNMDFDDAYQYTAAEKYNLEIVSFDAGFDKTKRGRKSPSNLFK